The Erwinia billingiae Eb661 nucleotide sequence TGGAAACTGTAGCCAAGGGTGGTCATCTTCCACGCGCCAAATCTGGGCACCAGCCGCACCGCCAGGATGCCGCCGACAAAGGCAAACAGCAGATTTAACGCCAGCGACACCAGAATGGTGGTCAGCATTGACTGGGCAAGGAAGCTGGAAAGGATCACCGGCAGGCCAAAGGCCACGGCGTTATAAGCAAAGGCGGAGGCAATCGCCGTCACGGTCGCCAGAATGGTACGACGCAGGTAAACCCCTTTCAGCAGTTCACCATAGTTGCGCCAGCTGGCCTTGCGGGTGGCTTTGGCCGGCGTCAGGTCCGCGTCTTCCGCCACATGGGCATTGATGCCGTAAGAGCTGCGCAGGATCGCCGCCGCACCTTTTAAATCCCCCTGATTGGCTGCCCACACCGGTGATTCGCTCATATAGCGGCTGCGGATGCAGATAATCAGAATCGCCGGTACCGCGCCGAAGCCCAGAATGATGCGCCACAGCAAGCCGGAATGGGCTTCTGGCAGCACGGAATAGAAGAACAGCACCAGCAGATAGGAAATCGAAATCGCCGCGTACCAGGTGGGGCACCACATCGCGATACTGGCGGCTTTGTTGCCGCGCCCCTTCAGCTTGGAAAACTCGGCGAGGAACGCCATCGCCACCGGCAAATCAATCCCGACCCCTAACCCCATCACAAAACGTGCGGCGGTGAGTACATACTCATTCGGTGCGAAGGCACAGGCCAGCGCGGCAAACACGAAGAAAAACATATCGGCCATAAACACCCGATAGCGGCCAATTTTATCGGTCAGATAGCCGCCGAGCAGCGCGCCGACAATGGCCCCAAATGCAATCGCCGACGCCACCATGCCCGCGCCGGTTGGCGACAGACCAAACTCTTTGGTGACATCCTTCATGCCAAAGGCCAGTGCGCCGAGGTCGTAAGCGTCGAGAAACACCCCGCCCAGCGCAATGCCGATCACGATACGGGCGTTACTGCGGGCCTGGGTACTGGTGTTGACCAGATGTGATACGTCAGCGGCGCGGCGGATAGTGAAGGCTTCCCCCGTCGGCGCACTCCCTGCAATGGCGACATGCGCCGAAGATGCTAAGTCAGTCATGATGTTAAGGTCTTTTATTTTAAGAATAAGCCCAGAGAATACTCCCGGGGATGACAGAGATAAATTCCTGCTGGTTATAAGTTACAACAAAATGCCCGTTGAAAAAGGGTGAGCGAAAGGGTTCTCTCTCTGAGAGGCGGCTCGGGGTTTTTAGCCGTCTGGCTTTCTCTGCTGATTTATTAGGCTACGCTTGTTACTAACCTTAAGGAAAGGAACAGAAAATGTCGCAAAGAACAGGGCGCACAGCCTCACTGGCACTGGCCGGATTACTGGCTCTGACCGCAACCGCACAGGCGGCAGACCCGGTCAAAGTCGGTTCGAAAATTGATACCGAAGGATCGTTACTGGGCAATATCATCCTGCAGGTGCTGGATAAGCACGGGGTGAAAACGGTCAACAAGGTGCAGCTCGGCACCACCCAGGTGGTCAGAGGCGCGATCACCGCCGGCGAACTGGACATTTATCCCGAGTACACCGGCAACGGTGCCTTCTTCTTCAATGATGAAAAGGATCCTGCGTGGAAAAATGCCAAAGCAGGCTACGAGAAGGTGAAGAAGCTGGATCAAGAGAAAAACAAACTGACCTGGCTGACGCCGGCCCCGGCAAACAACACCTGGACGATTGCGGTACGCAGCGATCTGGCCGACAAGAATAAGCTGAAATCCCTCGACGATCTCAGCGCCTACCTGAAGAAGGGCGGTGAGTTCAAACTGGCGGCGTCGGCCGAGTTTATCGAACGCGCCGATGCGTTACCGGCGTTCCAGAAAGCCTATGGCTTCACCCTGAAACAGGATCAGCTGCTGTCTCTGGCCGGCGGTGATACTGCGGTGACCATCAAGGCGGCGGCGCAGCAGACTTCCGGCGTGAATGCGGCGATGGCCTATGGCACCGACGGCCCGGTAGCGGCGCTGGGACTGCAAACCCTGAGCGATCCAAAAGGCGTGCAGCCCATCTATGCGCCAACGCCGGTGATCCGCGATGCGGTGCTGAAAGCCTATCCGCAGATTGCCGACTGGCTGAAACCGGTCTTTGCCTCGCTGGACGAGAAAACGCTGCAGGAACTGAACGCAAAAATTGCCGTAGAAGGGCAGGATGCGAAAACGGTGGCGGCGGACTATTTGCAGCAGAAAAAACTGTTGTAGGGTGAGCCCGGGCCGGACGCATCGGCCCGCAAGGTAGTGGGAAAATTTTGCGCCTCCAACTTCATAATCGGGTTTTGCTGACGCTGGCTGTGCTGCTGGCCGTTGCCGCAGCCAGCTTGCCCTTTCTGAATTACGCCCCTAACCGGCTGGTTTCCGGCCAGCCATTGCCGCTGCATCAGCTGTTGCAGGGCGTGCAATGGCTGCTGCCTGTGCCGGTCATTCTGTTGCTGCTGCTGGCTTTCCTGCCGGTTTCCCGTCGACATCTGGTGCTGACGCTGCTGCTGAGCGAAGGGCTGTTTATCGCCCTGATCGCCTTTAGCGGCCATCAGGCGACGTTACTTTCCCAGCAGGGCAGTCCACTGGCCAGAACCTCGTGGGGCAGTGGCTTCTGGCTGAGCGGCGGGCTCTGTCTGCTTATTGCGGCGGATACGATCTCCCGCCTGACGCCGCAGGTCTTCTGGCGGCTGCTGTTGAATGGTCAAATCTGGCTACCGGTCATCGTTTTTTTACTGACCGGTCAGCTGGATCAGATGGCGCTGTTGAAGGAGTACGCCAACCGTCGGGAAGTGTTCGATCAGGCATTCTCGCGCCATCTGCTGCTGCTGGTCGGCACCCTGATCCCGACGCTGGCCATCGGCATTCCGCTCGGCTGGTGGTGCGCCAAAAAAGCGGCGGTGCAGTCACCGGTGTTCGCCGTGCTGAATGTGATCCAGACCGTGCCTTCCGTGGCGTTGTTCGGTCTGCTGATTGCGCCGTTAGCCGGACTGGCCCGCGCCTTTCCCTGGTTATCCGAACTGGGGATCAGCGGGATTGGCATGGCGCCCGCGCTAATAGCCCTGGTGTTGTATGCACTGTTACCGCTGGTGCGCAGCGTGGTCGCCGGGTTGCAGCAGGTGCCGAAAGAGGTGATCGAAACCGCAGAAGGGATGGGCATGACCCGCAGTCAGATTTTCTGGCAGGCGGAAGTGCCGCTGGCGCTGCCGGTGCTGCTGACCGGCCTGCGGGTGATTGCGGTACAGACCGTCGGCATGGCGGTGATCGCCGCACTGATTGGCGCCGGCGGATTCGGGGCGATCATTTTCCAGGGCCTGCTCAGCAGCGCGCTGGAACTGGTGCTGCTGGGGGTGATCCCGGTGATCGCCATGGCGGTGGTTATCGATGCCCTGTTCAAATTTGTTCTTTCCGTTATTGAGGCGAAGCGCCAATGATCCACTTTAACCAGGTCAGCAAATACTTTGCCGGAAAAGCGGCGGTCAGCGAGTTAACCCTGAATATCGCCAAAGGCGAATTTACCGTGCTGATCGGCACGTCCGGCTCCGGCAAGTCCACCACGCTAAAGATGATCAACCGGCTGATCGAACACGATCGGGGCACCATTGAATTTGCCGGTGAGGAGATCCGCAGCTTCAATCCGCAGATCCTGCGCCGCCGGATGGGCTATGCCATCCAGTCCATTGGCCTGTTCCCGCACTGGACGGTGGAAAAGAATATCGCCACCGTGCCGGCGCTGCTCAACTGGTCAAAGCAGCGGATTGCCGAGCGCGTCACCGAATTGCTGGCGTTGCTCAATCTCGACGAGCAGTTTCGCCACCGTTTTCCGCACCAGCTTTCCGGCGGTCAGCAGCAACGCGTTGGCGTGGCCCGCGCACTGGCGGCCGATCCCGAAGTGCTGCTGATGGATGAGCCGTTTGGCGCGCTGGATCCGGTTACGCGCGGCGCGTTACAGCAGGAAATTGCCCGTATTCACCAGATTTCTGGCCGCACCATTGTGCTGGTGACCCACGATATTGACGAAGCGCTGGCGCTGGCCGACCGACTGGTGTTGATGGACGGCGGCAAGGTGATCCAGCAGGGCACGCCGGTCGAATTGCTGACCCAGCCCGCCAACGACTTTGTGCGGGATTTCTTCGGGCGCAGCGAGCTGGGCATCCGCCTGCTGTCGCTGGGCAACGTTGGCGCGGCGGCGCGGCGCGGTGAATGGCTGGAAGAGGAGGCCATCCCGGAAGAGATGACCCTGCGTGAGGCGTTGTCGCAGTTTATCGCGCGCCAGACCGACCGCCTGCCGGTGATCGACCGCCAGCAGAAACCGCTGGGCGTGCTGCACTTCGCCGATTTGCTGCGGCAGAGGAGGGAGTAATATGCGCTGGACTCGGGATCCGTTGCTGTGGCTGATCGCAGTGTTTATCGCGTTGTTGGTGTTGCTGCCTTACAGCCAGCCGCTGTTCGCCAGCTGGTTTCCAGAACTCGACCGGCCAATGTACCGGCAGGACAGTTTCCTGCAGCTGGCGCTGGCGCATATCGAACTGGTGGCGGTTTCCAGCCTGTTTGCGGTGATCGTCGGGATGGGGGCCGGGATTTTTGTCACCCGTCCGGCGGGAAAAGAGTTTCGTTCGCTGATTGAAACGTTGGTGGCCGCAGGGCAAACCTTTCCGCCGGTGGCGGTGCTGGCGATTGCGGTGCCGATCATGGGGTTTGGCGAGAAGCCGGCGATAATCGCGCTGTTTCTTTATGGCCTGTTGCCGATCCTGCAAGGCACGCTGGCGGGCATTGGCGCGGTGCCGGCCAGTGCCCGCGAAATTGCGGAAGGCGTGGGCATGAGTTCATGGCAGATTTTGCGTAAGGTCGAATTGCCGCTGGCAGCCAGCGTGATCGTGGCGGGGATCCGCACTTCGGTGATTATCAATATTGGCACGGCGGCGATAGCCTCAACCGTCGGTGCCAAAACATTAGGATCGCCGGTGATCATTGGACTCAGCGGGTTTAATACCGCCTATGTGATTCAGGGTGCCTGCCTGGTGGCGCTGCTGGCTATCGTCACCGATCGCCTGTTTGAGCGCCTGCAAAAACGCTTCAGGAACGGATAATCAGGGTATAACCGGTCAGCATCACGCCGCCAATGCCGCCGAGCGCCATTAACAGGAAGATGAAGATGACGCCAATTTTTTGCAAGTTCATGCCGGTGTGTCCATGGTGGTCTGCCGCTGAAAGAGGGCGAAGTATAACGCCATTCGCCCTCGCGGGTTAAGCCTTTGCTGTCATTTTATTGCCCGGCCGGCTGCTCTTTGTTGAAGAAAATGGTGACGCGCGCCACTTCAACGCCCAGCTTTTTCATCGACGTTACGTTCATCAGATGCGTGGCATCCTGCTGATAAATCCAGTCATCAAAGTTCAACTTGTAGCTGCTGCTGTCGGTTTTGACCGTCATCGCATATTGCCAGTTGAAGGCGTTGCCCGCCGCATGACCCTTGGCGGTGCCAATGATATCGCCCGCCGTGCCGACATAGCTACCATCCTCCAGCTTGCGGATATGCCAGACGCGGCTCTGTTTTTCACCATCATCGTAAACAAACTGCTCGTTGAGGGTCAGCGTTGGCCCGACCACCGTGCCCTTGATGGTCACTTCAAAGCGGCGGATCTGCTTACCGCTGTA carries:
- a CDS encoding protein YohO; amino-acid sequence: MNLQKIGVIFIFLLMALGGIGGVMLTGYTLIIRS
- the osmF gene encoding glycine betaine ABC transporter substrate-binding protein OsmF encodes the protein MSQRTGRTASLALAGLLALTATAQAADPVKVGSKIDTEGSLLGNIILQVLDKHGVKTVNKVQLGTTQVVRGAITAGELDIYPEYTGNGAFFFNDEKDPAWKNAKAGYEKVKKLDQEKNKLTWLTPAPANNTWTIAVRSDLADKNKLKSLDDLSAYLKKGGEFKLAASAEFIERADALPAFQKAYGFTLKQDQLLSLAGGDTAVTIKAAAQQTSGVNAAMAYGTDGPVAALGLQTLSDPKGVQPIYAPTPVIRDAVLKAYPQIADWLKPVFASLDEKTLQELNAKIAVEGQDAKTVAADYLQQKKLL
- a CDS encoding DUF3833 domain-containing protein: MWKSLMLIGALLLTGCGAKIEDYQQAQPKIDIFQWFNGQSRAWGMVQDYSGKQIRRFEVTIKGTVVGPTLTLNEQFVYDDGEKQSRVWHIRKLEDGSYVGTAGDIIGTAKGHAAGNAFNWQYAMTVKTDSSSYKLNFDDWIYQQDATHLMNVTSMKKLGVEVARVTIFFNKEQPAGQ
- a CDS encoding ABC transporter permease, translating into MRLQLHNRVLLTLAVLLAVAAASLPFLNYAPNRLVSGQPLPLHQLLQGVQWLLPVPVILLLLLAFLPVSRRHLVLTLLLSEGLFIALIAFSGHQATLLSQQGSPLARTSWGSGFWLSGGLCLLIAADTISRLTPQVFWRLLLNGQIWLPVIVFLLTGQLDQMALLKEYANRREVFDQAFSRHLLLLVGTLIPTLAIGIPLGWWCAKKAAVQSPVFAVLNVIQTVPSVALFGLLIAPLAGLARAFPWLSELGISGIGMAPALIALVLYALLPLVRSVVAGLQQVPKEVIETAEGMGMTRSQIFWQAEVPLALPVLLTGLRVIAVQTVGMAVIAALIGAGGFGAIIFQGLLSSALELVLLGVIPVIAMAVVIDALFKFVLSVIEAKRQ
- a CDS encoding ABC transporter permease, which gives rise to MRWTRDPLLWLIAVFIALLVLLPYSQPLFASWFPELDRPMYRQDSFLQLALAHIELVAVSSLFAVIVGMGAGIFVTRPAGKEFRSLIETLVAAGQTFPPVAVLAIAVPIMGFGEKPAIIALFLYGLLPILQGTLAGIGAVPASAREIAEGVGMSSWQILRKVELPLAASVIVAGIRTSVIINIGTAAIASTVGAKTLGSPVIIGLSGFNTAYVIQGACLVALLAIVTDRLFERLQKRFRNG
- a CDS encoding ABC transporter ATP-binding protein, whose protein sequence is MIHFNQVSKYFAGKAAVSELTLNIAKGEFTVLIGTSGSGKSTTLKMINRLIEHDRGTIEFAGEEIRSFNPQILRRRMGYAIQSIGLFPHWTVEKNIATVPALLNWSKQRIAERVTELLALLNLDEQFRHRFPHQLSGGQQQRVGVARALAADPEVLLMDEPFGALDPVTRGALQQEIARIHQISGRTIVLVTHDIDEALALADRLVLMDGGKVIQQGTPVELLTQPANDFVRDFFGRSELGIRLLSLGNVGAAARRGEWLEEEAIPEEMTLREALSQFIARQTDRLPVIDRQQKPLGVLHFADLLRQRRE
- a CDS encoding MFS transporter — protein: MTDLASSAHVAIAGSAPTGEAFTIRRAADVSHLVNTSTQARSNARIVIGIALGGVFLDAYDLGALAFGMKDVTKEFGLSPTGAGMVASAIAFGAIVGALLGGYLTDKIGRYRVFMADMFFFVFAALACAFAPNEYVLTAARFVMGLGVGIDLPVAMAFLAEFSKLKGRGNKAASIAMWCPTWYAAISISYLLVLFFYSVLPEAHSGLLWRIILGFGAVPAILIICIRSRYMSESPVWAANQGDLKGAAAILRSSYGINAHVAEDADLTPAKATRKASWRNYGELLKGVYLRRTILATVTAIASAFAYNAVAFGLPVILSSFLAQSMLTTILVSLALNLLFAFVGGILAVRLVPRFGAWKMTTLGYSFQFAALIGLALVGRPADGAEAAVSIGMLALFLLGQGFGPGSHTMTFASLSYPTSLRGVGVGFNQTLMRASSTASLFLFPLLSAAFSTNVFWIIALAPLAGLIALLAIRWEPSGYDVDAEDFAQ